A window of ANME-2 cluster archaeon genomic DNA:
TGGGCAAAGGCTGAACTGCCTTCATTGGTTGAAGGGAAAAGCTACCTGTTCAAGAACGTGGTTACTGACAGCTTCCAGGAAAGGTTCCAGATCAATTTTAACAGGACAAGCCTGATAGAAGAGATAACTGAAGATATCGAGATAGGTACTCTGACTGTTGAGTTCTCAGGTGCAATGGTAGATATCCAGTCAGGTTCCGGCCTGATAAAGAGATGTCCCGAATGCAACCGCGCCCTGATAAAAGGGGTATGTGGCGAGCACGGTAAAGTGGAAGGATCATATGACCTGAGGATCAAGGCCGTCATGGATGATGGGGTGTCTGTACAGGATTCACTCTTGAACCGCGAGATTTCAGAACAACTTACAGGTATCACCCTGGATGAAGCAAAACAAATGGCTACCGAGGCCCTTGACCAGTCAGTGGTCCTTGAAATGTTTAAAGAAAAGTTATTGGGCAGGTATTATTTAGTGAAAGGTCCGAAGCTTGACAGGAATATACTGGTAGAGGATATTTCGTTACTGCCGCCTCTCGAACTAGACCAGATGGATACAATTATCGCACAGATGGAGGTGTGAATTATGGCTGGACAATATACAAGAGAAGTTGCATACCGCATCTTTGCCCAGGAATTCAGGGATTCAAACTTATCCTTTAAGGACAGCAATGACCAGTACTCACCACAATATCTACTTACACCCACAGGTGCCAAGGTAAACAGGATGTTAATAGTTGGTACGCTGACAGAAAAGGAGGATATCGGTAATGAAGCCGAGTACTGGCGCGCCAGGGTAGTGGACCCCACAGGAGCGTTTCTCATCTATGCAGGTCAGTACCAGCCTGAAGCAGCCCAGGTCATGGCAAATATCGAAGCCCCCCAGTACCTTGCTGTCGTAGGTAAGCCCAGCACGTTCCAGACCGAGGACGGTACGATCCTGACATCGGTCAGGCCTGAGAGCATACATATTGTGGATGCACCAACCAGGGACCGCTGGGTAGTGGAAACTACACAGCGTACATTGGAGCGTGTCAAGGATCTGAACAGCGATAATCCTGATGCAGTGCGTGCAAAAGAGCATTACAACACCGATGCATCGGTGTACAGGCAGATGGCACTGGCGGCACTGGAAAGCCTGAAGACAAAATAACTTTTTTACAGGGGTCATTTGACCCCATTTCTTTTTTATCGCTTTTTTAACATTGTTTACACAGGTAACTTCTACTTTCTTGCCATCCTGTGCATGAAAAATGTCTATGTTTTAATACATATAAATACAATTACTTATTGGTGATATCCCGTGGATTTCGTAATAGAAAATGTATTTGGTAGAGAGATTCTTGACTCCAGAGGCAATCCTACTGTAGAAGTGGAGGTAAAGACATACTCCAGTGACTTCAGGACAAGAGGTTTTGGACGTGCCAGTGTTCCCAGCGGTGCATCTACCGGTTCAAATGAAGCACTTGAACTGCGGGACAAAGATAATCGGTACAGGGGCAGGGGAGTGAAAACAGCTGTACATAATGTTAACACTATATTGGGTCCAAAGGTTGTCGGAATGGATGTTCGACGCCAGCGTGAGATCGACCAGATAATGATCGAACTGGATGGTACTGATGACAAGTCATGTCTGGGTGCCAATGCCATCCTGGGTGTCAGTCTGGCCGTGGCCAGAGCGGCAGCCGATTCATACGGACTACCATTATACCAATACCTGGGAGGAGTAAATTCATTCACACTGCCGGTCCCAACCCTGAACATCCTAAACGGTGGACAGCATGCGGGTAATGAATTATCCATCCAGGAGTTCATGATACAGCCAAAAGGAGCCGAAACGTTCAGGGAAGCTTTAAGATGGGCGACCGAGACCTATCATGTTCTGGGGGATGTCCTAGAACAAAAATACGGCAATAGTGCCACCAATGTAGGTTATGAAGGTGGGTATGCCCCCCCGATCGACCAAACCAATGATGCAATGGAAGCAATTACCGAGTCCATCGAAGAAGCAGGCTATACAGAAGATGATATCACTATTGGTATAGACTCTGCTGCAACATCGTTCTTTGATGGTGAGAAATATAATGTTGATGGTGAGAAATTTACCGGTGGTGAACTGGTGGATTATTATGTTGAACTGGTCGACACTTATCCTATTATTTATATTGAAGATGGTTTCCACGAAGAAGCCTTTGATGATTTTGCCGCTCTTTCTCTGGAACTGCCGGATGTCATAAACGTAGGCGATGACCTGTTCGTTACCAACGTGGAACGATTTAAACAGGGAATTAAAATGGGTGCATGTAATGCATTACTGCTTAAGGTGAACCAGATAGGGAGTTTAAGCGAGGCGTTTGATGCTGCTACCACAGCGGAGGGGAACGGTTATGATGTCGTGGTAAGTCACAGGTCCGCAGAAACCGAAGATAGTACTATTGCTGATATTTCCGTTGCACTTGGTGCCGAACTTATCAAGACCGGAGCACCTGCAAGGAGCGAACGTACTGCTAAATACAACCAGCTTCTCCGCATAGAGGAAGAACTTGGTGAAGCGGCCCAATATACTAGGATATAAACCTGGATATCAGGAAATGGAACTACAGCCGGATCAATAGTGAAGCGGCCGCTATATCAGGGCTGCTATCAACACTGTAACATAGACGGCTTTGAAACTGCCTGCCCCCCCAAGGTTTATGGAAGGGCTTCCTTCAGTATTCTCGTTGATGTTGAAGAGTGATGTTATTACTCCGATAAGGATCCCAAGCACACCAGAGACCAGCACCACGGTGGCAGTGTTTCCAGGGTCCAGTATCAGGGCGAACGGAATTGGTATGAGCCCTATATAATTGGGTATAACAATGCCAATCCCAGCCTTGATCTCTGAGAGCAGGTGGGTGGCTACTATAATTATCAGCATTATTTCCAGGGCTGCAAAACCCGGATTATTGAAGGCCACATATGCTGCAAGGATGACTGGCAGGATAAAACCACCTAAATTCAGGGTTATGGTTGTATTAAATATCAGTTTATCCCCACCCTCCATCTCATCTGCCAGCGGGACCGAATAAAACTCACCAAGTAGTTCCTTTTTCTCATCTGAAAGTTCCGGCTTCTTTGTCCTGATATTGTAGATGGGGATTTCAACGAACGATAGCAGTAACATGGCTGCTGTTAGTATGAACAGTACAATGGGGTTTATGTTCCACTGTCCCCCCAGTTTGTTGGTATAGCTCAGGTAAAAGATCGGGAGAAGCATGAACCCGAAAAGTGCGAACATTTGCATATCCTGCTTGAAGATTTTTCCACGCAACTGATATCACCTTTTAATTATTAGTTTAGTCTTAGATTGTTAGAGAAGTTTATATAGATTATCAAATTTTGTGAAAAAGATAAATGGTAATTACTTATATGGTTCTGGACTATTAATAAAAAAGAGATTATAGATTATTCCAAATTAAATGCGAATGAAATTTGAATATTGGTATGAAAGTTAAATACTGGAATGTAATATAAATGCTGGAAAGCAAAATAAATATCACTACAAGAAAGGAGTACATAATATGGGTTTATTGAATAGAATGGGAACTGTAGTAAAAGCAAAAATGAACAAGTTGGTAGACAAGATGGAAGATCCAAGGGAAACCCTGGATTACTCTTACCAGAAGCAGCTTGAATTGCTGCAGAATGTTAAACGGGGTGTAGCCGAGGTTACCACTTCCAAGAAACGGCTTGAACTGCAAAAGGCAAAACTGAACCTGAATATCGATAAGCTAAGCGGCCAGGCCCGGGATGCAGTCAAGGCAGGTAGGGAAGACCTGGCGCGCATTGCACTTGAGAGGAAGAACGGCCTTATGTCCCAGGTCCAGTCCCTTGACCAGCAGATCGAGGACCTGAATAAGGAACAGGAGAAGCTCCAGGCCACAGAAAGAAGACTGTCTGCCAAGGTCGAGTCCTTCAGGACCAAAAAGGAGACCATCAAGGCCCAGTACTCTGCTGCAGAAGCGCAGGTCAAGATCACTGAATCAGTAACAGGTATCAGCGAGGAAATGGCAGATGTAGGCCTGGCTGTCCAGAGGGCTGAGGAGAAGACAGAGGACATGAAGGCACGCTCGGCTGCACTGGATGAACTCCTTGAGGCGGGTACACTGGATGACTTTACCGGAGGGGAGGACGATATCGAAAAGGAGCTTGCTAAGATCAGTGCCACCAGCAATATTGAATCAGAACTTGAATCCTTAAAAGAAGAGGTGGGCAAATGATTGTCAGGATAATGGAAGAGGGACAATTTAGGATATCCAGCAGTTTGCTTGACGAACTGAATGTCATTGACAACCGGATCGTGGATTACGTAGCTAAAGAAAATGAAAGTGATTTCAAGAAAGAGCTGGGTAAGCTTATTGCCATGATAAAAGAAAATGGCAAGCCTCTGGATGATGCTGAGATTGTGGAATCAGACCTCATTGTACCACCTGCAGACCTGACCCTGCAAGAAGCTGCCGGGATATTCAGTGGGGATGGTCTTATCGAAGATTGATTTGTGGATTATATTGGTATTCCCCAGAGGGGATACCATTTTTCCACATTCTTTTCTATGGGAAGTTCGCTTTCCATGACTGACCTGAGCCTGAATTCAAGTGTGTTATCCCTCTGGTGGCCTGTTTTCGGCACGAATGGATAGTAAGCCCCCTGCTTATAATTATATATCCAGTATACCGTGTCTTCACCCTGGAATCGGTAGATGGCGCATAAAAGCTGTTCGCTGAACCCATGCTCGATCAGGGTCTGTGAGATAAGATGGATGTTGGTTACCAGGTCTTCAAAATCCGGGTCTTTCAGTATCACCCATAAATAATTGAATTCGTCCTTTTGCACCTTGTACTCAGTACCTGTCTCCTTACAGCTATATTGAAGCAGTTCTTCTATTTCCAAACGTGCAGCTGCATACCTGGATGATTCCATAGCTTTGAAACAGATACCTGCAGACCCTACTGGTTTTAGTCCCAGGTTAACGTCCATTGTAATACTGGCTGTGGAAATGGCAAATAGCTTATCTACCTTAGCTTTTGGAAGTTTACTCTTCCCCAGTATAGCATCAAGGAATCCCATTAAAATTCCAACTCTGTTTCTAATTTTTCCAGTGCAGCAATGCGTTTCTCAACAGACGGATGGGTTGAAAACAGTTGCATGACTGACGAACCGGACAGTGCGGGGATGATGAAGAAGGCATTCATACCTTCGACCTTTCTTAGGTCGTCTTTGGGTATTCTTGGCATGATGCCGCTGATCTTCATTAAGGCAGAAGCCAGGTTTGAAGGTGTACCCGTGATCAGGGCCGCTCCCCTGTCTGCTGCGAACTCACGATATCTGGAAAGGGTCCTGATAAGTATGAGACTTATGATCCATACCAGGATCGATACCAGCCATACTGCCATAATGCCGCCCGACTCTCTACTTCTTTGCCCTCCCCCGAAGAACAACAGATACCGCACAAGAAAGAAGGCCACTGTTGAGAGAAATCCGGCAATGGTCATTACCATGACGTCCCGGTTTTTTACATGGCTCAGTTCATGGGCGAGCACTGCTTCCAGTTCGCCCTGGTTCAATGTATTCATTATACCGGTGGTTACGGCAACTACGGACTTCTTCGGGCTCCGGCCTGTTGCAAAAGCATTTGGCATAGGGCTGTCAACAACAGCCACTTTAGGTTTTGGCAGATCTGCTATGGCACACAACCGGGTGATCGTTTCATGAAGTTTTGGTTGTTCACTTTCAGATACGATCTTGGCCCCCATACTCCAAAGGACCAGCTTATCTGACATGAAATACTGGATGAACATGAATCCTCCAATGAAGATGAGCATGACACTCGTGCCTGCACCCTGGGATAATAAAACTGCCAGAAAGAACAGGTACACTACTGCAAGTAAAAACATTGTGAGGAACATCCTGCTTTGCAGTCCCCAGTCTGTTTTCCATTTTTTCATATGTTTATTGACACCTCGGTAAAGATAATTTAAATAATGTATTGTTTCTTCTGCATTTAAGGAGTTTGTGGTTAATATTTACAAATTTCAGCACATAAACCTTATTTTTCCCTTGGCATGCAGATGACTTCCCTTATCTGGAGGCCGTAGAAGTTATTGGAATGTGCGGGTTTGATTACACAAGCCACATCTGCGCCGTTGGCTGTTCCGCCCACTGCAATGACCTCACTTTCCATTGAAATGGCACCGGAATCCGCTGCCATCAATACCACTTCCACGGCAACCTTGAAACCTTTACCAAAGAGCTTGCGTAGTACATCAGCTACTATTTCTATCCGGCTTATCCCACCTGTGTCTTTGGACAGCGACTTCTCTACACCTGAGAACAAATGTGACTGGGATACGATCTCTACATTCATTTCGTTCAAACGGGAGACGTACTGGCTTTCCATATCCCATTTTCCTTCTTCAGTGGTTCCGTACTGGTGGGTGACCACGATTATTTTGATATCAGTATCTTGCAGGGCCTCTGCCATAGCTGCTCCGGTCTTGCCTGTGGTGCTGGCAAGTACCACTTCCCTTATGTCCAGTTCAAGGGCGCGGGTCTTGACGGCTTCAATTACGGCGAGGGTGTTAATTTCCCCGGGTTTTTCGAAATATGTGATGCTTTTTTTCAAATTG
This region includes:
- a CDS encoding DNA-binding protein, with protein sequence MAGQYTREVAYRIFAQEFRDSNLSFKDSNDQYSPQYLLTPTGAKVNRMLIVGTLTEKEDIGNEAEYWRARVVDPTGAFLIYAGQYQPEAAQVMANIEAPQYLAVVGKPSTFQTEDGTILTSVRPESIHIVDAPTRDRWVVETTQRTLERVKDLNSDNPDAVRAKEHYNTDASVYRQMALAALESLKTK
- the eno gene encoding phosphopyruvate hydratase; this encodes MDFVIENVFGREILDSRGNPTVEVEVKTYSSDFRTRGFGRASVPSGASTGSNEALELRDKDNRYRGRGVKTAVHNVNTILGPKVVGMDVRRQREIDQIMIELDGTDDKSCLGANAILGVSLAVARAAADSYGLPLYQYLGGVNSFTLPVPTLNILNGGQHAGNELSIQEFMIQPKGAETFREALRWATETYHVLGDVLEQKYGNSATNVGYEGGYAPPIDQTNDAMEAITESIEEAGYTEDDITIGIDSAATSFFDGEKYNVDGEKFTGGELVDYYVELVDTYPIIYIEDGFHEEAFDDFAALSLELPDVINVGDDLFVTNVERFKQGIKMGACNALLLKVNQIGSLSEAFDAATTAEGNGYDVVVSHRSAETEDSTIADISVALGAELIKTGAPARSERTAKYNQLLRIEEELGEAAQYTRI
- a CDS encoding DUF1614 domain-containing protein, with product MRGKIFKQDMQMFALFGFMLLPIFYLSYTNKLGGQWNINPIVLFILTAAMLLLSFVEIPIYNIRTKKPELSDEKKELLGEFYSVPLADEMEGGDKLIFNTTITLNLGGFILPVILAAYVAFNNPGFAALEIMLIIIVATHLLSEIKAGIGIVIPNYIGLIPIPFALILDPGNTATVVLVSGVLGILIGVITSLFNINENTEGSPSINLGGAGSFKAVYVTVLIAALI
- a CDS encoding PspA/IM30 family protein — translated: MGLLNRMGTVVKAKMNKLVDKMEDPRETLDYSYQKQLELLQNVKRGVAEVTTSKKRLELQKAKLNLNIDKLSGQARDAVKAGREDLARIALERKNGLMSQVQSLDQQIEDLNKEQEKLQATERRLSAKVESFRTKKETIKAQYSAAEAQVKITESVTGISEEMADVGLAVQRAEEKTEDMKARSAALDELLEAGTLDDFTGGEDDIEKELAKISATSNIESELESLKEEVGK
- the htpX gene encoding zinc metalloprotease HtpX, translating into MKKWKTDWGLQSRMFLTMFLLAVVYLFFLAVLLSQGAGTSVMLIFIGGFMFIQYFMSDKLVLWSMGAKIVSESEQPKLHETITRLCAIADLPKPKVAVVDSPMPNAFATGRSPKKSVVAVTTGIMNTLNQGELEAVLAHELSHVKNRDVMVMTIAGFLSTVAFFLVRYLLFFGGGQRSRESGGIMAVWLVSILVWIISLILIRTLSRYREFAADRGAALITGTPSNLASALMKISGIMPRIPKDDLRKVEGMNAFFIIPALSGSSVMQLFSTHPSVEKRIAALEKLETELEF